In Leptotrichia sp. oral taxon 221, the DNA window AGACTTGATGACTGGAGCACCTGCAGGAATTGAAGAACAAGTTCTTGAAGATGATTTGAGATTGAAATTGCTGGAAGTTGAAAAAGAAGATTAGTAATTAAAAAAATTTTATAATTAAAGGATTAGCAAGGGGTCTTGACCCCTTGTCAAAAAATGTAAAAAATAAAGGAGAAGGATCCAGAATGATTTTAATATTCGGAACAAAAAGAAAATTTAAAAATTTAGGAACACTAGAAAACTGTCATTGTTCAAGATGCAACAATACATCTGATTGGAATTTTATGGAATATCGTGACTGGTTTACTTTGTTTTGGATACCAGTTTTTCCGATAAGTGCAAGAAAAGAATATTTGGAATGTCCGATTTGCCATCAGGCTTATGATGTGCCGAAAGATTGATTTTTTCTAGGTTTTAATGGAAATAAATTTAAAAAGAAAGAAGTGAATTTTTATGAAAAAAGTAATTTTAAGTTTGTCAATATTATTAAGTTTGTCAAGTTTTGCACAAGAAAAATATCAAGTGGAAGTAGAACCAGCTGTAAAATTTAATCAAAGTATTCTTTCAGATTACAATTCTCAAATTGAAAAGGAAGTTAGCAGAATTTATTCAAAAGAGGAAATGTTTGGAATGATGAATAAAATGATGAATGGATTTTCTGTTGGAAGTCAAAAAGATGGAGAAAATCAAATAAAAGAAATGATGGGTTCTTTTTTTGGAAAAGATTATTTTTCTAAAATGATAGATACAATGTATAAATATTACAAGATTAATATAGAAAAAATAGATTATATCAATGGAGAAAAAGCATATGTAAAAGTTAAATTGGGATTTCCTGTAAATACAGATGAAATGAGCATGGATAAGATGATTGAAAGATCTGGAGAAATGGCTGAAAAAATGGACGAAGCCTTTAAGAAAAAAACAGGAAAAACAATGGAAGAATATCAAAAATCAATTTCACAAAATGATGAAAAAGCTATGAAAAAATATTTTAAAACAATAGGTGAAATTCAATTAGAAATGATGGATCAAGAATTAGAACGAATTACAAAAAATGGGAAATATGTAGGAAGAAAAGAAATTTTGGAAGCTAATAAAAAGAATGGAAAATGGGTTATTGAAAATCCAAGTTTTGGATATTAGTAGGTTGAAGTAGATTATTTGTTTTTGACTGCATTTGTTGTTTTATGCGAAGAGGAAATAATATTTATAGGAATTCTAGAAATATTATGGAACAAAAATAATTGTCAAAAATTCCAAAATATAGTACAATTATGAGGCGGAGGGAGAAAATGCACATGTTAAAAATTTGGGAGATAATTATTTTATTCATTACAACTATAGATTATCTGATAAAGATAATAAAATGGATTATCAAAA includes these proteins:
- a CDS encoding zinc-ribbon domain-containing protein, producing the protein MILIFGTKRKFKNLGTLENCHCSRCNNTSDWNFMEYRDWFTLFWIPVFPISARKEYLECPICHQAYDVPKD